The sequence CGTACGGTGGGTGCGGCGCCGGGCTGACCGCTGGTGCCGACGTAGCCGAGCGTCAGCTCGGCGGCCACGCCGGCCCGGCCGGCCGGGGTCTGCGCCGCTGGATCGTCAACGGCGGTGATGCCGGCGGCGATGCCGCGGCGGAACCACGGCACGAAGGTGTAGGAGCCCTGCTGGCCTGCCGTGCCGTTGCCTGGAGCCGTCATGCCACCACCTGCGCTGCGGGAACGATCTGGAGTTCGGTGCCGGCCGCCGCGGCCGTGCGGAGCCGGGCCTGCGCGTCGACCCGGTCCACCAGGACGCCGGGAGCGAAGATCGGGCGGCCGTCCGGGTCGGTTCCGATAGGTACGGCGACGGATCCGTCGGCGGTACGGGGCCGCAGGTCGCCGACCGCGGTCACGGCGTACTGGTCGAGGGGAGTGCCGACGGGGACCACACTGCCCCGTTCGGCCTCGGCGCGCAGTGCCCGGGAGGCCGCTGAGCGTCCGGTCGCGCCGCGGGCCAGCGCGACCATGCTGGTGTGGCCCAGATCGTGCGTCGCCGCGGCGTCGGGGTCGTCGGAGACGATGAGGTCGTACCGTGCCGGGCGGACAATGGCGTAGTCGGTACGCGGTGCCGTGTCGCCGGCCGCGCGGACGCCGCTGGGTCGGGGCACGAACCCGTCCTCGCGCAGCTTGTCGGCATCGGGCAGGGCCCGGTACGAGCCGGGGCTGAACATCTCGGTGGTCGGTTCGAGCTTGGTCGGCTGCCCGCCGAGCCGCAGCCCGTCGACCCGTACCGTGCTGACGTCGTTGGGGCGGCTGGTGCCGAAGCGGGTGAGTTCGGTCTCCAGTGGCGCCACCCGTTGGCTGACGGTCAGGGTGCCGGCGGCGTCGATGACGATGACCCCCGGTGTCGGGTCCAGCGGCAGCAGGGTGACCGCGGTGCCGGCCGCCGTGGGCAGTTCGGCGACCCAACTCGCCGGTTGTTCGAAGGCTTCCAGGATCTTGGGCAGGACCGCCACGTCCGGGATCGAGGTGGTCTGTTCCGGGCCGAAGCGGGCGTCGATGGCGACGGTGACAGAGAAGAACAGGATGCGGAACGAGGCGTGGCCGCGGGCGATCCACGGGGTCGGTCCGTGCAGGGTGAAGTCCAGGGCGAGGCTGAGGATCGTGGCGCCGCCGGACTTGACCGCGAGGTTGGCGCGCATGTCGGCTTCGAGCGCGAATGGTGCGACCTGGATCAGGACGTCGAATCCGAAGTAGCCCACGATGGAGAACCCGGCGACCGAGAAGCCGAAGTTCAGCCGGGCGCCGAACTGCACCGAGTTCGCGGTGATCGCCAGGTAGGCGGTGAGGACGAGGCTCGGGTTGTCGCGCAGCAGCGTGAGGGTGAGCCGGCGCATCGTGGGCAGCCGCAGGTTGCTGGCCGGCCGGTAGGCGGGGTGGAAACCGCCGATGGAGGCGACGAAGTCGGGGCGTTCACCCCAGCTGAGCCGGACCGCCAGGTCACCGTCGAGGGTGACCTTGAAGTCGCCCGAACCGATGTACGAGTCGAAGATCGCGGCGTCGAACCGCAGCAGGGAGGCGCCGAGGTCGATCGCGCCGAGGAAGGCGACCTTGAGGTTGAGGATCGGGTTGTCCGGGTCCGGGAGGGTGGCTCGCAGCAGGCCGAGGATCGCCACGGTCACCGGCGCGCCGAGGCCGACGATCAGCCCGAGGTCGATGGTGACCAGCGGTGGCGTGCTCCAGGTGATCCTGGCCATCGGACTGATCAGGAACCGGTCGGACGCGACCGGGAAGACCTGCTCGAGATCCCGCACGATGGCGTCGGCGTTGCGCACGATGTCGGTCGGGAACAGGATGCGCTGTGCGGCGCCGGTGCGCAGGCCGGCGGTGAGGGCGTCCAGGTCGACGCCGCGGTTGACGCCGAGCAGGCCGCCGGCGCCGGCGAGGAAGAAGCCGTAGCCGAGGGCGATCGGCACGGGCAGGGTCATCGACACGAGGAACAGCAGGGAGAAGCCGGGCGAGCCGTCGGGCATCCGGGTGGTGATGATGCCGATCGCGCTGAGTTCGAACTTGCCGAGGACGGCGATCTCGACCGCTCCGACGTAGCGGCCGTGCTCCTCATCGACCAGCAGGTGCCCGCCCAGCCGCAGGGTGGGTGAGTCGATGGAGAGGCCGACCTGGTCCGGCGGGCGGAAGCCGAGCCCGGTGCCGCCGGTGCCGAAGGTGGCGACGATGCCGACGCGCCGCACCGCGGCGAACAGCGGGCCGACGTCCGCGGAGCCGGAGACCGCCGCCTCCAGCCGCAGCCGCCCCCCGCCGGCCCTCATGCCGAGCAGCAGCTCGGTGATGTGGATGAGGACGAGGTCGACGTCGAGCGGGATGTCGAGTTCGATCGCGTCGGTGGTGGCCGGTCCGGTGCCGGCGACCTCCAGACGCCCGTCGCGGTACGCCACGACCAGGTCGAAGGGCGCCTTGAGCTGCGCCGGCAGGACCGTGGCGAGGAAGCTGTCGGCATCGTTCGCGGCGAGGTTGAGGTAGCTCGACACCAGGACACCGCCGGCCCCGAGGCCGGAGACGGCCAGTGCCGGCGCCTGTCGCTCGTCGAGGAACGTGGCGGACAGGAAGAGCAGCCCGCCTGCACCGCCGATGACGACGGCGCCGTCGACGAGGGGCTCCCCGCTGATCAGGACGCCGAGGCCGACGGCGTCGAGCCCGGGAGCCAGCTGCAGCGGCGGGCCGCCGGTGGGGCCGGGACCGGCCACCCACAGAGTGACCCCGGAGTTCGGGTGCGTGAACCAGGGTTCGGTGCCGAAGCGCAGGCTGACGGTGACGTCGCCGGCGTCGATGTCCTGGTACCCGGACAGTCGCAGCCCGGTGCGGCCCGTTGCCGGGTCGTGGACGAGACGGAAGGTCAGCGTGTCGGTGACCTGCACCGACACGCCGCCGGCAGCCGCCCGTAGTGCGCCCAGGACGGCATCGAGCGGGTCGGGTAGCGGACGGACCAGCCGCGGCGCCGGCTCCGTGGTGCCGGCCGGGATCAGCGAGGCGCCGGCGAGCAGGGTGCGGGCGGTCGGCCCGCCGGCCCACAGGGCCCGGTCCAGCGGGGACGAGATGCCCGCAGTGCCGGTCACCGCCCGCAGGATCACCTCGCTGGCCAGCGGCAGGCCCCAGCTGAGCGCGAGGTCGAGCGCGCCCTCGACGGTCGCGTCGACCGCCGGCTGCGGGGCCAGCGCGATCCGGAAGTCGTCGGCCGTGCCGGCACCGAGCGGCAGGATCTGAGCGGCGAAGCCGTCGGCGTCGAACACGATCTGCAGAGCCGGCGTGATCGGCGCCAGGACGCCGTCGAACGCCAGCCGCAGGTCGGCCCGGCCAGACGGCTGCGCACCGGCCGACACGGTGACGGATTCCAGGACGACCGGACCGATCGCGACCTGCGCCGCGGTCAGCGTGACGACCGGCCGGCCCGAGGTGTCCCAACCCAGTGCCGCGGTCAGCGTGCCGGTGGTCGGCAGCGGCACTGTCCAGGAGACCGTGCCGCCGGACGAGCTGATCACGCCGAGCGGTACCGGCAGGAGCGGCGGTGGCCCGAAGAGCGCGGCGATGCGTCCGGCGATGGTCGGACCGTCAGCCGCCACCGAGTCGAGCCAGCCCGGCCGCAGCATCGACGCGAGCACCGCGGCCCGGTCCGGGCGGGTGAACCCGTCGGCGTCCGCGCCGTAGATACCCAGCGCCTCGGCCAGGCGCAGCACCGCCGCCAGCACCGGACCGGGTGGTGATAGTTGCTTGACCAGTTGCTGGAGCAGCGACGGCAGCAGGGCCTGCGCGCCGGCGACCAGCGCGCCCAGGCCGTCGAAGTGGGGCAGGACGGCGATCGGGTCGGCGTTGTCGGGCTCCAGCACGAGGCTGACGCCGGCCGCGGAGAAACCGACGACGATCCGGACGCCGCCCCAGGTCCCACCGGTCAGCGGGACGGTGAGGGCGAGCGTCCCGTCCGGGGAGGGCGGCTGCCCGGCGGGGAGAGCGAGCCCCAGATCGACGTCCAGTGTGGTCCCGGCGAGCGCCAGGGAGCCGGACAGGCGCACCGCGAACGGGTCGACGGCGTACAGGCGCAGACCGCCGGGCAGCGGCAGCCCGTCGACGCCCGGCTGCGGCGGCACGCCGACGGCCGACCGGACCAGGTCGAACAGGGCGTTCATCCCCGGACCGGTGCCGACAAGCTCGCGCAGCACCGTCCCGGGCGAGTCGAGCAGCGCGTCCAGCGGCGGCACCCGGACGCCGCCGCTGAGGTGCGGGCCGGCCAGCACCCCGAGCACCGCGGAGAGCAGGACCCTGGGTACGGCCTTCTCGAGGGCCGCGACGACGTCGGCGGGGTGGCCCGCGGGCCACAGCCGCACGGGAGGCAGCCACGGTGGTGCCACCAGGTCGATGGTGCCGGCTCCACCGGTCAGCCGGAGCGGGCCGACGGCGAGGGTGGCGGTGCCGGTGGCGGCGAAGGACGGGAAGGCCAGGGAGGCGTCCGCCGTCAGCCCGCCGAGGATCCCCGCCGGTGGATTCGGCGGTGTGTCGACGCCCGCCAGGCGCAGCGTCCACGGTGCCGGGGTGATCGTGAGGGTGTGCGTGCCGGCCAGCACCGGCAGGCGCCAGCCGCCGGCGTCGGGGGTGGCGCCGACCGCGGGGCCGAGCACGGCGAGGATGTCGGGCAGCCGCGGGCCCAGCCAACCGGTCGGGGCGGCGGTGAACTGCCGCAGCGCGGGCACCGACCAGGTGCCCGCCGAGTCGGCGAGCCCGGCCGCGGCCAGCAGGGCGCGGATGAGATCTCCGGCCGGGCCGTCGATCCCGGCGGGCAGGGCCGGTGAGCTCGCCCCGGGCCGCAGCAGCGCCATGATCGCGGCCAGGTCCTGGACGGTCGCGTCGTCGCCGGCCCGGCCCGCCTCGTGCAGCAGCACCACGGGGTCGACCCGCAGCGCCCCGCTCGCGTCGCGGTCGATGCGGACCCGCACCTCGGCCCAGCGGACCCGTGGCACCGCCCGGTCCCGTACGCCGCTGTCACCGACGAGCCAGCCGCCGGGTCGGGTGACCGCCGCGGTGACGGTGACCTCGTGCGGTGTCCGGACCGGCTCCGGGCCGGGGCCGGTCCGGACGCGGGCGAGATCCACTCGCAGGTCGATGTCCAGCTGGATCTGGCCGGGACCGCCGAGTGGTGTGGTGAACCGGTGCCGCGCCCCGAGGCCGAGGTGGGACACGGGTTCGGCCGGCGCGGGCGGGGCCGCGACCGCTGCGGCGAGAGACGAGATCAGCGTGCCGGCCGGCAGCCGGGCGCCGATCGCCAGGCCCGGCAGCGTGTCGGTGAGGCCGTCCGGTACGCCGGCGAAGCCGTCCGGGGTGTACGTCCCGGCGGGCGGGAGCGCCCCGTCGGCCACTGGCCCGCCGTCGAGGATGGACCCCAGCAGCGCGACCGCCTCGTCGACGGCGACCCGGCCGTCGACGCCGGCCGTGGGGTGGTCGGTGAGCGCGCGGGCGAGGCGTACCCCGTCGGCGACGTCGTCCCGGGTGAGCGGGGTGAGGTCGGTGCCGGCGTGCGGTGCGGCCAGCGTGATGACGCCGGCGACGCCGGCGGGGTTGCCGGCGGCGGCCACCCGGGCGACCACGCCGCCCGGTCCGTGACCGATCAGGGCGACCCGTGTCGCGCCGGTCACCGCCCGGACCCGGGCCGCAGCCCGGTCGACCTGCTTCACGAGGTGGTCGAGGCCGCCGGCGCCGGGGTCATCGAGCAGCACCGGGTACG comes from Micromonospora viridifaciens and encodes:
- a CDS encoding DUF6603 domain-containing protein; the protein is MGVTVQVDPRFSALLRALGAVDSDGGFDPSWFEHPLDRVADCLNDDTQRAALFDLLDEVLPAVTGPLVPPGARWHPLLAANPHGNAYLSIHNGRIGVALAVRTVRPDLPSVQLTATLPLLRTGDGKARAEVGPLGVTVVATLPAAQGITTAGIRVAANVDGSVAVAVRLEDAAGTVTEFDPAAMDARAVRAVELLVRSVLAYETDADDAVASLVAHLPGVFGLGDKRLTTFPVADPSSVRGWLADVARDPDALTAWFTHLAGILAVVTDDTVLVRGSGTSTDPLRSPVLRVGDVAVELLLGTGGSATDPTLELGAALTTVDSTPTLAARALVAAIPLAAAPGTPTRVLPSAAALLTVPVSGGHVDGGVSWNAAGLTPVLRLRDVTIAGTRHTVDLTDANAVVATVADDVLAQLTAGLGGQDNARHLLALTGFRPADGDPRPAPPTVGAAALSGNLLHAIAEVHRAALDHPDRPWRHLFAELGGVFGLAGEVTGAGTRTSPWLLPLSGDDTYRISLAAWDDRSVTTPDGTHLLRLGLHVTTGAGPWTAAWSSELLAFDLSPSAPTRIALVGAQNLTLAFTDLAAASVWADRVEVTAHWSPGTPPQVRTAIQGLRSDAFGPVDLELPGNPGPSTLNVPIDPGDLTDLLHILLAQAWPLWGADLTGHAVAGLFGLHRDLAGVPDDWPLLVPRTPQQLTDLLADPVGALRRHATAVLNGVSWDGTPFAGYALHWLAALAAGLVPDDVDAPPADSIRPRGAGTHTDPWQLPAGDTGSELLIWQDPAPEAGPAGPVAATGLALLSNLAPGTAALRGRDLAAAAQALDDLSAWFDSGDGLVPYASQTAVPPTWKVGTPVPVGHHRLPADPAAVAQVAAHLTTWGQPPALLLVTATGTTWRALLAAIDPGHDPDARIDLRGAPEADLSTLTAVAAAYPVLLDDPGAGGLDHLVKQVDRAAARVRAVTGATRVALIGHGPGGVVARVAAAGNPAGVAGVITLAAPHAGTDLTPLTRDDVADGVRLARALTDHPTAGVDGRVAVDEAVALLGSILDGGPVADGALPPAGTYTPDGFAGVPDGLTDTLPGLAIGARLPAGTLISSLAAAVAAPPAPAEPVSHLGLGARHRFTTPLGGPGQIQLDIDLRVDLARVRTGPGPEPVRTPHEVTVTAAVTRPGGWLVGDSGVRDRAVPRVRWAEVRVRIDRDASGALRVDPVVLLHEAGRAGDDATVQDLAAIMALLRPGASSPALPAGIDGPAGDLIRALLAAAGLADSAGTWSVPALRQFTAAPTGWLGPRLPDILAVLGPAVGATPDAGGWRLPVLAGTHTLTITPAPWTLRLAGVDTPPNPPAGILGGLTADASLAFPSFAATGTATLAVGPLRLTGGAGTIDLVAPPWLPPVRLWPAGHPADVVAALEKAVPRVLLSAVLGVLAGPHLSGGVRVPPLDALLDSPGTVLRELVGTGPGMNALFDLVRSAVGVPPQPGVDGLPLPGGLRLYAVDPFAVRLSGSLALAGTTLDVDLGLALPAGQPPSPDGTLALTVPLTGGTWGGVRIVVGFSAAGVSLVLEPDNADPIAVLPHFDGLGALVAGAQALLPSLLQQLVKQLSPPGPVLAAVLRLAEALGIYGADADGFTRPDRAAVLASMLRPGWLDSVAADGPTIAGRIAALFGPPPLLPVPLGVISSSGGTVSWTVPLPTTGTLTAALGWDTSGRPVVTLTAAQVAIGPVVLESVTVSAGAQPSGRADLRLAFDGVLAPITPALQIVFDADGFAAQILPLGAGTADDFRIALAPQPAVDATVEGALDLALSWGLPLASEVILRAVTGTAGISSPLDRALWAGGPTARTLLAGASLIPAGTTEPAPRLVRPLPDPLDAVLGALRAAAGGVSVQVTDTLTFRLVHDPATGRTGLRLSGYQDIDAGDVTVSLRFGTEPWFTHPNSGVTLWVAGPGPTGGPPLQLAPGLDAVGLGVLISGEPLVDGAVVIGGAGGLLFLSATFLDERQAPALAVSGLGAGGVLVSSYLNLAANDADSFLATVLPAQLKAPFDLVVAYRDGRLEVAGTGPATTDAIELDIPLDVDLVLIHITELLLGMRAGGGRLRLEAAVSGSADVGPLFAAVRRVGIVATFGTGGTGLGFRPPDQVGLSIDSPTLRLGGHLLVDEEHGRYVGAVEIAVLGKFELSAIGIITTRMPDGSPGFSLLFLVSMTLPVPIALGYGFFLAGAGGLLGVNRGVDLDALTAGLRTGAAQRILFPTDIVRNADAIVRDLEQVFPVASDRFLISPMARITWSTPPLVTIDLGLIVGLGAPVTVAILGLLRATLPDPDNPILNLKVAFLGAIDLGASLLRFDAAIFDSYIGSGDFKVTLDGDLAVRLSWGERPDFVASIGGFHPAYRPASNLRLPTMRRLTLTLLRDNPSLVLTAYLAITANSVQFGARLNFGFSVAGFSIVGYFGFDVLIQVAPFALEADMRANLAVKSGGATILSLALDFTLHGPTPWIARGHASFRILFFSVTVAIDARFGPEQTTSIPDVAVLPKILEAFEQPASWVAELPTAAGTAVTLLPLDPTPGVIVIDAAGTLTVSQRVAPLETELTRFGTSRPNDVSTVRVDGLRLGGQPTKLEPTTEMFSPGSYRALPDADKLREDGFVPRPSGVRAAGDTAPRTDYAIVRPARYDLIVSDDPDAAATHDLGHTSMVALARGATGRSAASRALRAEAERGSVVPVGTPLDQYAVTAVGDLRPRTADGSVAVPIGTDPDGRPIFAPGVLVDRVDAQARLRTAAAAGTELQIVPAAQVVA